One part of the Rhodococcus oxybenzonivorans genome encodes these proteins:
- a CDS encoding alkaline phosphatase D family protein: MTELILGPLLRHVGRCDATVWVETSGPCTVGVLGHTEHTWEVAGHHYALVMVDGLDAGSSTPYEVTLDDRRVWPLPDAKPSTIRTLADDGSLVLVFGSCRFATMSTTEDNNHLGADALDAFALRMAEKPENEWPNALLLLGDQVYADELSAETERRLAEIHDLSEPPGPQVRNYEEYTWLYAESWSDPQVRWLMSTVPTSMIFDDHDVRDDWNTSQSWRDELEATSWWEERIVGALSSYWVYQHLGNLGPAELAENELYQRVRNHGGDVEPILREFASAADEEADGAKGAQWSYRRDLGPARLLVIDSRCGRVLTDGRREMVSDPEFTWIERQTRGDYDHLLVGTSLPWLLPRALHDLESWDERLAEGSRGPRLAALAEKIRRGADLEHWAAFRNSFDRLTRLFGDVGRGQCTGPGGRAPSTISVLSGDVHHAYVAEAHYPEPTQSHVYQLTCSPLHNYVPAAMKVAFRISWRRATERTIRFILGRVSKVPPVPIEWSKVTGPFFGDQVATLRLDGRAAHLVMEQASTDNAGTPQFTTMADLVLSTADDSVPSASRPPL, encoded by the coding sequence GTGACCGAACTGATCCTAGGACCACTTCTGCGGCACGTGGGCAGGTGTGACGCGACAGTGTGGGTGGAGACTTCCGGACCGTGCACGGTCGGCGTACTCGGTCACACCGAGCACACGTGGGAGGTCGCCGGCCACCACTACGCGCTGGTGATGGTGGACGGGCTGGACGCCGGGTCGAGCACGCCCTACGAGGTCACCCTCGACGACCGCCGGGTCTGGCCGCTGCCCGACGCGAAACCGTCGACCATCCGCACCCTCGCCGACGACGGTTCGCTGGTGCTCGTCTTCGGTTCGTGCCGTTTCGCCACCATGTCCACCACGGAGGACAACAACCACCTCGGCGCCGACGCTCTCGATGCCTTCGCGTTGAGGATGGCGGAAAAACCCGAGAACGAGTGGCCTAATGCTCTCCTGTTACTCGGCGACCAGGTGTACGCCGACGAACTGTCCGCCGAAACCGAGCGCCGGCTCGCCGAGATCCACGATTTGAGCGAGCCGCCGGGACCGCAGGTCCGTAACTACGAGGAATACACCTGGCTGTATGCGGAGTCGTGGTCCGACCCGCAGGTGCGCTGGCTGATGTCGACCGTGCCGACGTCGATGATCTTCGACGACCACGACGTTCGTGACGATTGGAACACCTCGCAGTCGTGGCGGGACGAACTCGAGGCCACTTCGTGGTGGGAGGAGCGGATCGTCGGCGCGTTGTCGTCGTACTGGGTCTACCAGCACCTGGGCAATTTGGGACCCGCGGAACTTGCCGAAAACGAACTGTATCAACGTGTTCGGAACCATGGCGGTGACGTGGAACCGATCCTCCGCGAGTTTGCATCCGCCGCCGACGAGGAAGCCGACGGCGCCAAGGGTGCGCAATGGTCCTATCGCCGCGACCTCGGGCCGGCGCGGCTCCTCGTCATCGATTCACGCTGTGGACGCGTCCTCACCGACGGCCGGCGTGAGATGGTGTCCGATCCGGAGTTCACCTGGATCGAGCGCCAAACTCGGGGAGACTACGACCACCTCCTCGTCGGGACGTCGTTACCGTGGCTGCTGCCGCGCGCGCTGCACGACCTCGAATCGTGGGACGAGCGTCTGGCCGAGGGCAGCCGGGGACCACGCCTGGCCGCCCTGGCCGAGAAGATCCGGCGTGGGGCCGATCTCGAACACTGGGCGGCATTCCGCAATTCGTTCGATCGACTCACCAGATTGTTCGGCGACGTCGGCCGCGGCCAGTGCACCGGCCCGGGCGGGCGGGCGCCGTCCACCATTTCCGTGCTGTCCGGGGACGTGCACCACGCGTACGTCGCGGAGGCACACTATCCGGAGCCGACTCAGTCGCACGTCTACCAACTGACATGTTCGCCGCTGCACAACTACGTGCCTGCCGCGATGAAGGTGGCCTTCCGCATCTCGTGGCGGCGCGCCACCGAACGGACGATCCGCTTCATTCTGGGCCGGGTCTCGAAGGTTCCGCCGGTGCCGATCGAGTGGAGCAAGGTCACGGGACCGTTCTTCGGCGATCAGGTGGCCACCCTCCGACTGGACGGCAGGGCTGCTCACCTCGTCATGGAACAAGCGAGCACTGACAATGCGGGTACCCCTCAGTTCACCACCATGGCCGATCTCGTGCTGTCGACGGCGGACGATTCGGTGCCTAGCGCTTCTCGGCCTCCGCTTTGA
- a CDS encoding SRPBCC family protein, translating to MAPKTSDEFRVERSIVIDASPGTVFPLIDNFHRWTAWSPWEGVDPNLRRTYTGPDSGVGATYSWEGNRKAGKGSMSITKSVPDTQVVLDLEFQKPFSAQNVTTFLLEPNSARTTVRWQMTGRKNRMLKLFGFIVNMDKLVGKDFDKGLAQLKAEAEKR from the coding sequence TTGGCACCGAAGACTTCCGACGAGTTCCGCGTCGAGCGATCCATCGTGATCGATGCAAGCCCGGGAACCGTGTTTCCCCTCATCGACAACTTCCACCGATGGACGGCGTGGTCGCCATGGGAAGGAGTCGACCCGAATCTGCGGCGGACCTACACAGGGCCGGATTCCGGGGTGGGCGCCACCTACAGCTGGGAAGGCAATCGCAAGGCGGGCAAAGGCTCGATGTCGATCACGAAATCGGTACCCGATACCCAGGTCGTCCTCGACCTGGAATTTCAGAAGCCGTTTTCGGCGCAGAACGTCACGACGTTCCTCCTCGAGCCGAACAGTGCCAGGACGACGGTCCGCTGGCAGATGACCGGCCGGAAGAATCGGATGCTGAAACTCTTCGGCTTCATCGTGAACATGGACAAGCTCGTAGGCAAGGACTTCGACAAGGGCCTGGCACAGCTCAAAGCGGAGGCCGAGAAGCGCTAG
- the fusA gene encoding elongation factor G, which yields MVSDSIRNIALVGHQGNGKTSLAEAMLFRAGVVTRPGRVENGNTVLDTQPEEHDRTQSLTLGLASFEWSDCRINLLDAPGYADFIGDAMTALHVADVAVFVVDGVSGLQVNDELLWQAAAERSIPRIVFINKMDKERASFDQTLAGLRDHFGAGVEPLDLPVGEASEFTGVADLLSEHVILYDTGSATTSDELPADIADREHEQHEHLVEDVVEIEDDLLARYLDGDAISVPELEHALRRGFAGGSLWPVLCGSATEAIAIDRLLDFLCHIAPAPSEVPGVEVRNGNGSDSVACDPSGDQLAFVFKTQTDEYVGQVALMKVLSGTLHADDVLVDQRTGTKERLHNLLRVLGSKHTPIDTAVAGDIVGAIKLTDVTTGDTLAPIGSSLTVTPVEHKRPVYGIAVAADSAGDEDKLSTALAELVGDDPTLEVVRDSETHQTVLRGAGDVHVQVALTRLQRRYGITVRTEPVKIAYRETLLAPVETEGRHKKQSGGHGQFGVATVRFEPLPRNGGYEFVDATRGGVIPKSLIPAVGKGVAESMERGGRHGFPLVDLRATVLDGKHHSVDSDDFSFRMAGALALRAAIDKVGTLILEPVDHVEVTVPSSLQGDVMADLGRRRGQIEGTEPAGDGEVTVIASVPTSEVVDYPVALRSMTHGRGRLALSFERYQERPDPR from the coding sequence ATCGTCAGCGACTCGATCCGAAATATCGCTCTGGTGGGACATCAGGGTAACGGTAAGACGAGCCTCGCGGAGGCAATGCTGTTTCGTGCTGGTGTCGTCACACGTCCGGGGCGCGTCGAGAACGGCAACACCGTGCTCGACACCCAACCGGAAGAGCACGACCGTACCCAGTCGCTGACTCTCGGACTGGCGTCGTTCGAGTGGTCCGATTGCCGGATCAACCTCCTCGATGCGCCCGGTTACGCCGATTTCATCGGTGATGCGATGACGGCGCTGCATGTCGCCGACGTGGCCGTATTCGTCGTCGACGGGGTCAGCGGTCTGCAGGTCAACGACGAATTGCTCTGGCAGGCGGCGGCGGAACGTTCGATTCCCCGGATCGTCTTCATCAACAAGATGGACAAGGAGAGGGCATCGTTCGATCAGACGCTGGCAGGTCTCCGAGACCATTTCGGCGCCGGCGTGGAACCGCTCGATCTGCCGGTCGGTGAGGCGTCGGAGTTCACGGGCGTCGCCGATCTCCTCAGCGAGCACGTCATTCTCTACGACACCGGATCCGCAACCACCAGCGACGAACTCCCCGCGGACATCGCCGACCGCGAGCACGAGCAGCACGAACACCTCGTGGAGGACGTCGTCGAGATCGAGGACGATCTGCTGGCCCGATACCTCGACGGTGATGCCATCAGTGTTCCCGAACTCGAGCACGCACTGCGCCGGGGATTCGCCGGCGGCTCCCTGTGGCCGGTGCTGTGCGGTTCGGCGACCGAGGCGATCGCGATCGACCGGCTGCTGGACTTCCTGTGTCACATCGCGCCGGCGCCTTCGGAGGTGCCCGGTGTCGAGGTACGCAACGGGAACGGATCCGACTCGGTGGCGTGTGATCCTTCCGGTGATCAACTGGCGTTCGTCTTCAAGACGCAGACCGACGAATACGTTGGCCAGGTTGCGCTGATGAAAGTCCTCTCCGGCACGCTCCACGCCGATGATGTTCTCGTCGACCAGCGAACCGGCACCAAGGAACGCCTCCACAACTTGCTCCGGGTTCTGGGCAGCAAACACACCCCGATCGACACCGCAGTTGCCGGCGACATCGTGGGGGCGATCAAACTCACCGACGTCACAACCGGTGACACCCTCGCGCCGATCGGGTCCTCGCTCACGGTCACACCGGTCGAACACAAACGCCCGGTCTACGGAATCGCCGTCGCCGCCGACAGCGCGGGGGACGAAGACAAGTTGTCGACCGCCCTGGCCGAGCTGGTGGGTGACGATCCGACTCTAGAAGTGGTCCGCGACAGCGAAACCCATCAGACCGTGCTGCGGGGGGCGGGTGACGTCCACGTCCAGGTGGCCCTCACCCGCCTGCAGCGGCGATACGGCATCACCGTCCGCACCGAACCCGTGAAAATCGCCTACCGGGAAACACTGCTCGCCCCGGTCGAGACGGAAGGCAGGCACAAGAAGCAGAGCGGCGGTCACGGACAGTTCGGTGTCGCGACCGTCCGGTTCGAACCTCTCCCCCGCAACGGTGGCTACGAATTCGTCGACGCCACGCGGGGCGGCGTGATCCCCAAGTCGCTCATCCCCGCGGTGGGCAAAGGTGTTGCCGAATCGATGGAACGCGGCGGGCGACACGGGTTTCCGCTCGTCGACCTACGGGCGACGGTTCTGGACGGCAAACACCATTCCGTCGATTCGGACGATTTCAGCTTCCGGATGGCCGGGGCACTCGCTCTGCGCGCCGCCATCGACAAGGTGGGCACGCTGATCCTCGAACCCGTCGACCATGTCGAGGTCACGGTGCCCTCCTCCCTCCAGGGTGATGTGATGGCAGACCTCGGGCGGCGGCGTGGCCAGATCGAGGGCACCGAGCCCGCGGGAGACGGAGAAGTCACCGTGATCGCCTCGGTGCCCACCAGCGAGGTCGTCGACTACCCCGTCGCCTTGCGCTCGATGACGCATGGACGGGGGCGCCTGGCGCTGTCGTTCGAGCGCTATCAGGAGCGCCCCGACCCCCGGTAG
- a CDS encoding arylsulfatase — protein MGISADPIPGGDTLPFPPTPSGSIAGRTMAESVYNPRPEERRLPSDAPNILVVLIDDAGPGLPSGLGGEVNTPTLDAMLHEGIGYNRFHTTAMCSPTRASLLTGRNHHRVGNGQIAELANDWDGYSGHIPKSSATGAEVLRHYGYSTAAFGKWHNTPAEETTAAGPFDNWPTGVGFEYFYGFLAGEASQYEPNLVRNTTVVLPPKTPEQGYHLSEDLADDAIGWLRRHKAFDADKPFFMYWASGCLHGPHHIMKPWADKYAGKFDDGWDAYRERVFTKAKEKGWIPPEAELTDRDPTMAAWDDIPEDEKPFQRRLMEVAAGYAEHCDVQVGRLFDELERLGYRDDTLVLYIWGDNGSSGEGQNGTISELLAQNGIPTTPAQHIAALEELGGLDVLGSPKTDNMYHAGWAWAGSTPYKGMKLLASHLGGTRNPMLIRWPAKIAPDPTPRTHFLHCNDVVPTLYDIVGITPPRTVNGIPQDPIDGASFAPTLLDRDAAAGKLTQYFEIMGSRAIYHDGWMASAFGPRAPWLPGTPGGIRDWSPDDDTWELYHLDEDWTQSRDLAEQHPDKLAQLRELFVIEAAKNNALPVGGGLWVVALHPEQRITTPYTSWEFSGDITRMPEFCAPALGNKNNRVTIDLTVPDNAAGVLYALGGAGGGLTCYIDDGHLCYEYNLFIIQRTKIRSATPIPPGRRTIEVITDYAEPRPGGPLNVRMCINGQEVGRSTVPVSAPLLFTANDCLDIGTCLGSPVSLDYYDRAPFPFTGTIDKVVVEYP, from the coding sequence ATGGGCATTAGCGCGGATCCGATTCCGGGGGGCGATACACTGCCGTTCCCACCGACTCCGTCGGGAAGTATCGCGGGCCGCACCATGGCCGAGTCGGTGTACAACCCCCGCCCGGAGGAGCGGCGCCTGCCGTCCGACGCCCCGAACATCCTCGTCGTTCTCATTGATGACGCCGGACCCGGGCTGCCGAGTGGTCTCGGCGGTGAGGTGAACACTCCGACCCTCGACGCGATGTTGCACGAGGGCATCGGGTACAACCGATTCCATACCACCGCAATGTGTTCGCCGACCCGCGCATCGTTGCTGACCGGCCGCAACCACCACCGTGTCGGGAACGGGCAGATCGCCGAGCTGGCCAACGACTGGGACGGCTACTCCGGCCACATTCCGAAGTCGAGCGCTACGGGAGCCGAGGTGCTGCGCCACTACGGCTACAGCACCGCCGCCTTCGGCAAATGGCACAACACCCCCGCCGAGGAGACCACCGCGGCCGGCCCGTTCGACAACTGGCCCACAGGTGTCGGGTTCGAGTACTTCTACGGATTCCTCGCCGGCGAGGCGTCGCAGTACGAGCCGAACCTGGTGCGGAACACGACGGTGGTGCTGCCCCCGAAGACCCCGGAGCAGGGCTACCACCTCAGTGAGGACCTCGCGGACGACGCCATCGGCTGGCTGCGCAGGCACAAGGCCTTCGACGCCGACAAACCGTTCTTCATGTACTGGGCCAGCGGCTGTCTGCACGGACCGCACCACATCATGAAGCCGTGGGCCGACAAGTACGCCGGGAAGTTCGACGACGGCTGGGATGCCTACCGGGAGCGTGTCTTCACGAAGGCGAAGGAGAAGGGCTGGATTCCCCCCGAAGCGGAGCTGACCGACCGGGATCCGACGATGGCCGCCTGGGACGACATTCCCGAAGACGAGAAACCGTTCCAGCGCCGGCTGATGGAGGTCGCCGCCGGATACGCCGAGCACTGTGACGTTCAGGTGGGCAGGCTGTTCGACGAACTCGAACGTCTGGGCTACCGGGACGACACGCTGGTCCTGTACATCTGGGGCGACAACGGTTCCTCCGGGGAGGGGCAGAACGGCACCATCAGCGAACTACTCGCCCAGAACGGAATCCCGACCACCCCCGCGCAGCACATCGCGGCGCTCGAGGAGCTCGGCGGACTCGACGTCCTGGGTTCCCCGAAGACCGACAACATGTACCACGCCGGCTGGGCGTGGGCGGGCAGCACACCGTACAAGGGGATGAAGCTGCTGGCCTCCCATCTCGGTGGCACCCGCAACCCGATGCTGATCCGGTGGCCGGCCAAGATCGCCCCCGACCCCACACCACGCACCCACTTCCTGCACTGCAACGACGTGGTACCGACGCTGTACGACATCGTCGGGATCACCCCTCCGCGGACGGTGAACGGGATACCGCAGGACCCGATAGACGGTGCCAGCTTCGCGCCGACCCTCCTTGACCGCGACGCGGCGGCGGGAAAGCTCACCCAGTACTTCGAGATCATGGGTAGCCGGGCGATCTACCACGACGGCTGGATGGCCTCGGCGTTCGGGCCGCGGGCACCCTGGTTGCCGGGCACACCTGGCGGCATCCGTGATTGGAGCCCGGACGACGACACCTGGGAGCTCTACCACCTCGACGAGGACTGGACCCAGAGCCGCGACCTCGCCGAGCAGCATCCGGACAAGCTCGCGCAGCTACGGGAACTCTTCGTGATCGAGGCCGCGAAGAACAATGCGCTCCCGGTCGGCGGCGGGCTGTGGGTGGTCGCACTGCATCCCGAGCAGCGGATCACCACCCCGTATACGAGCTGGGAATTCTCCGGCGACATCACCCGGATGCCCGAATTCTGTGCACCCGCACTCGGCAACAAGAACAACCGCGTCACGATCGATTTGACCGTCCCCGACAACGCCGCCGGAGTGCTGTACGCGCTGGGCGGTGCGGGCGGGGGCCTTACCTGTTACATCGACGACGGCCACCTCTGTTACGAATACAACTTGTTCATCATTCAGCGCACCAAGATCCGCTCGGCAACCCCGATTCCGCCGGGTAGACGCACCATCGAGGTGATCACCGACTACGCCGAACCCCGGCCCGGGGGGCCGCTGAATGTGCGGATGTGCATTAATGGGCAGGAAGTGGGCCGGAGCACCGTGCCCGTCAGCGCACCCCTGCTGTTCACCGCGAACGACTGCCTCGACATCGGCACCTGCCTCGGCTCCCCGGTCTCTCTCGACTACTACGACCGTGCCCCGTTCCCGTTCACCGGCACCATCGACAAGGTGGTGGTCGAATACCCGTGA
- a CDS encoding histone-like nucleoid-structuring protein Lsr2: protein MARKMVVELVDDLDGSVIEAGEGEHNSFLVNGVDYEIDLKTKNAREFLKTMDFYIEHATKIGGDERRPTAKAGSARSRSRARQVRGWAAASGYEVSARGRIPTDVQEAFDAAH, encoded by the coding sequence GTGGCGCGGAAAATGGTCGTGGAGCTGGTCGACGACCTCGACGGCAGTGTGATCGAGGCCGGCGAGGGCGAGCACAACTCGTTCTTGGTGAATGGTGTCGACTACGAGATCGACCTCAAGACGAAGAACGCCCGAGAATTCCTCAAAACGATGGACTTCTACATTGAACATGCCACCAAGATCGGCGGCGACGAGCGCCGCCCGACCGCCAAGGCCGGCTCGGCGCGGTCCCGGTCGCGGGCCCGGCAGGTGCGGGGGTGGGCGGCCGCGAGCGGCTACGAAGTGTCCGCACGCGGCCGGATCCCCACCGACGTCCAGGAAGCGTTCGACGCAGCGCACTGA
- a CDS encoding FHA domain-containing protein gives MSTSRDSEGTGEAFLCYDDNAGRPLQLSLSVDTPLVVIGRAEEADIALTWDESVSTLHAVVRWMGAHWTVEDNGLSRNGTFVNGTRLCGSRRLHSGDFIAIGETTFTVCGLGGVGQRTTKRAESHTATSRPPMWNATNAQMNVLRALCRPYLDNAPYAVPASTKRIAEELNLSEATVKSHLRELFRRFDVGDAPPSQKRTRLAQRALHYGLVADFDGMNDGLTD, from the coding sequence ATGTCCACTTCGAGGGATTCGGAAGGAACCGGGGAGGCGTTCCTGTGCTACGACGACAACGCGGGGCGTCCCCTCCAGCTGTCCCTGTCGGTCGACACGCCGCTGGTTGTCATCGGCCGGGCGGAGGAAGCCGACATCGCGCTCACCTGGGACGAATCGGTCTCAACACTGCACGCCGTGGTCAGATGGATGGGCGCGCACTGGACGGTCGAGGACAACGGACTCTCCCGTAATGGAACATTTGTCAACGGCACCCGCCTGTGCGGATCTCGTCGACTGCACAGCGGCGACTTCATCGCGATCGGCGAGACCACGTTCACCGTGTGCGGTCTCGGCGGTGTCGGCCAGCGGACGACGAAGCGGGCCGAAAGCCACACGGCCACCAGCCGGCCGCCGATGTGGAACGCGACAAACGCCCAGATGAACGTGTTACGGGCACTGTGCCGGCCCTACCTCGACAACGCGCCCTATGCCGTTCCGGCGTCCACCAAACGGATTGCCGAGGAACTGAACCTATCCGAGGCGACCGTCAAGTCGCACCTCCGCGAACTCTTCCGCAGATTCGATGTCGGCGACGCACCACCCAGCCAGAAGCGGACCCGCCTGGCCCAGCGCGCGCTGCACTACGGTCTCGTCGCGGACTTCGACGGCATGAACGACGGCCTCACCGACTGA
- a CDS encoding serine/threonine-protein kinase: MDHDRRPLPQTRGGVGEDSATATRSGLAVAVACFAEAWEQASSPPDLAAYLPEVPGLRSVCLIELIKVDLTYRWRPGGHRKRLTEYVDEFPELRAMPLPPDLLYEEFHCLRRTGVTAEPAHDCRAIRSGWRTGDYRSTLIVRPRAVDALGSFDVGDQIDDFDLLLDLGSGAFARVFLARQRSMERLVALKISQDHGTEPQTLAQLDHQYIVRVFDKRLLADRDLKLMYMEYVPGGTLLGVLRRVVETPAGRRSGRMLLDELDSVLGEKGVRPHESGVRADLTGLSWPETVAWLGRRLAEALDYSTHHGVLHRDIKPANVLMTADGVPKLADFNISFSNHIAGASPAAYFGGSLAYMSPEQLEACHPQLPGRAEDLDGRSDIYALGVMLWELLTGRRPFDDETAAGDSATSLERMLAQRRRGIGRASLAGLPPDCPATLRRVLLTCLAPRPQDRWSSSAELTQQLQLCLDPRARTLVDPPLGSLRERLALRPVPIATTAVVVGQLLAAAYIFGHNVTLLNAHLPADAKPAFAIMTVIAAIVVPAVFGGLILYACRSVITVPWGVRKGKRFDAAVLEKSRSDTLACGDRIALITLTGWLAALVVLGGTIVVVADLPTELLANIFATHVVTGMIGATWPFFLVTFHVVRWYYPALLMYGTTTPTDAEQLRRLARRATQILVLTALIPPVGAAVGTAFLDPDDLHLIIGSIIWLSICGACTFVLSFGLYRTLTADLAALGRVVSTGLPHRGRSSAPGAGAA, translated from the coding sequence ATGGATCACGACCGTCGGCCGCTGCCCCAGACCCGAGGCGGCGTCGGAGAAGATTCCGCCACCGCAACCCGATCCGGGTTGGCCGTGGCAGTGGCATGCTTCGCCGAGGCGTGGGAGCAGGCTAGTTCCCCGCCGGACCTGGCTGCCTACCTCCCGGAGGTGCCCGGTCTTCGCAGCGTGTGCCTGATCGAGCTGATCAAGGTCGACCTGACGTACCGGTGGCGTCCGGGCGGTCACCGCAAGCGGCTCACGGAGTATGTCGACGAGTTCCCCGAGCTGCGGGCGATGCCATTGCCGCCAGATCTGCTCTATGAAGAGTTCCATTGCCTGCGCCGCACCGGTGTAACGGCCGAGCCGGCACACGATTGCAGGGCCATCCGGTCTGGGTGGCGGACGGGTGACTACCGCAGCACCCTGATCGTCCGTCCGCGCGCCGTCGACGCCCTCGGCAGTTTCGACGTCGGCGACCAAATCGACGATTTCGATCTGTTGCTCGACCTCGGCAGCGGCGCCTTCGCCCGGGTATTTCTGGCCAGACAGCGGTCAATGGAACGGCTGGTGGCGTTGAAGATTTCGCAGGATCATGGCACCGAGCCGCAGACACTCGCCCAACTGGACCACCAGTACATCGTTCGGGTCTTCGACAAGCGACTGCTCGCCGATCGCGACCTGAAGCTGATGTACATGGAATACGTCCCGGGCGGGACGTTGCTGGGAGTTCTGCGGCGCGTCGTTGAAACCCCGGCGGGCCGGCGCAGCGGCAGGATGCTGCTCGACGAACTGGATTCGGTGCTCGGGGAGAAGGGCGTCCGCCCGCACGAGTCCGGTGTCCGCGCCGACCTCACCGGCTTGTCATGGCCGGAAACCGTGGCGTGGCTCGGGCGCAGGCTCGCCGAGGCCCTCGACTACTCCACGCATCACGGCGTTCTGCATCGCGATATCAAGCCGGCGAACGTGCTCATGACCGCCGACGGGGTCCCCAAGCTCGCCGATTTCAACATCAGCTTCAGCAACCACATCGCCGGCGCGAGTCCCGCCGCCTACTTCGGTGGCTCGTTGGCCTACATGTCCCCTGAGCAGTTGGAGGCATGCCATCCGCAGTTGCCCGGCCGCGCCGAAGATCTGGACGGGCGCAGCGATATCTATGCGCTCGGGGTGATGCTGTGGGAGCTGCTTACCGGCCGTCGTCCGTTCGACGACGAAACGGCAGCCGGTGACTCGGCCACTTCCCTCGAGCGGATGCTCGCCCAGCGCCGGCGAGGTATCGGGCGGGCCTCACTTGCCGGGTTGCCACCGGACTGTCCAGCGACCCTGCGCCGGGTGCTGCTGACCTGCCTCGCGCCGCGACCACAGGATCGGTGGTCGTCGAGTGCCGAGCTGACCCAGCAACTTCAACTGTGCCTGGACCCGCGTGCCCGCACTCTCGTCGACCCGCCGCTCGGCAGCTTGCGCGAGCGGCTCGCGTTGCGGCCGGTTCCGATCGCGACGACGGCCGTGGTCGTCGGGCAGCTGCTGGCCGCCGCCTACATCTTCGGACACAACGTCACCCTGCTCAATGCGCACCTCCCCGCCGACGCGAAGCCGGCATTCGCGATCATGACGGTGATCGCCGCGATCGTTGTCCCGGCCGTATTCGGCGGGTTGATTCTCTACGCGTGCCGCAGTGTCATCACCGTGCCGTGGGGAGTGCGGAAGGGAAAGCGGTTCGACGCCGCGGTCCTCGAGAAGTCCCGGTCGGACACCCTTGCATGCGGCGACCGCATCGCGCTGATCACGTTGACCGGGTGGCTCGCAGCTCTGGTCGTTCTCGGCGGCACCATCGTCGTAGTCGCCGACCTCCCCACGGAACTGCTCGCCAACATTTTCGCAACGCACGTCGTCACCGGAATGATCGGCGCCACGTGGCCCTTCTTTCTCGTCACCTTCCATGTGGTGCGCTGGTACTACCCGGCCCTGCTGATGTACGGGACGACGACACCGACCGACGCGGAACAACTTCGTCGGCTGGCTCGTCGAGCCACACAGATCCTTGTGCTGACAGCACTGATTCCACCGGTGGGAGCGGCGGTGGGGACCGCGTTTCTCGATCCGGACGACCTGCACTTGATCATTGGGTCAATCATCTGGTTGAGCATCTGCGGCGCCTGCACTTTCGTCCTTTCATTCGGGCTGTATCGGACGCTCACGGCGGACCTCGCTGCACTCGGTCGGGTGGTCAGCACCGGGCTGCCGCACCGGGGGCGGTCGTCCGCACCGGGTGCCGGGGCCGCGTGA